From one Nocardioides scoriae genomic stretch:
- a CDS encoding amidohydrolase — protein sequence MTAAPPTAFVHARLFDGRRHRGDAGPVVVQDGRVVAVGGEVPSGARVVDCAGGLLSPGFTDAHVHTVQGGLERVRCDLSEDTSREDYLRTVQAYAAAHRDRPWVLGGGWAMAAFPGGTPLAADLDAVVPDRPVFLPNRDHHGAWVNSRALELAGITRETPDPPDGRFERDAEGHPTGTLHEGAMAAVVRVLPRTTAAEYDAALLEGQSHLHSLGVVGWQDAIVGSYAGMDDPGPAYVRAAERGTLTAHVVGALWWDREQGVEQVGSLVERRAAYTSGRFRATSVKIMQDGVAENFTAALGEPYLDRCGHATSNRGHSFVDAAALAEAVGALDAQGFQVHVHAIGDRGVRETLDAFATLPRTGPARDLRHHVAHLQLVDPADVRRFAELGVAANAQALWACHDDQMDELTIPFLGEERTRWQYPFGDLERAGTRLVMGSDWPVSSPDPLAAIHVAVNRWEHGTDASRPFLPEQAISLESAFAAYTSGSAWVDHRDDAGHLAPGAVADLVLLDRDPFAGEVADVGATRVVATWVDGRLVGGEDPGDA from the coding sequence GTGACCGCCGCGCCGCCCACCGCCTTCGTCCACGCCCGCCTCTTCGACGGCCGGCGCCACCGCGGCGACGCGGGGCCGGTCGTGGTCCAGGACGGGCGCGTGGTCGCGGTCGGCGGCGAGGTGCCCAGCGGCGCACGGGTCGTCGACTGCGCGGGCGGCCTGCTCAGCCCGGGGTTCACCGACGCCCACGTCCACACCGTCCAGGGTGGCCTGGAGCGGGTGCGCTGCGACCTGTCCGAGGACACCTCCCGGGAGGACTACCTCCGCACCGTGCAGGCGTACGCCGCCGCGCACCGCGACCGCCCCTGGGTCCTCGGTGGCGGCTGGGCGATGGCGGCCTTCCCGGGCGGCACCCCGCTCGCCGCCGACCTCGACGCCGTCGTGCCGGACCGGCCGGTCTTCCTGCCCAACCGCGACCACCACGGCGCCTGGGTCAACAGCCGGGCGCTCGAGCTGGCCGGCATCACCCGCGAGACCCCCGACCCGCCCGACGGCCGCTTCGAGCGCGACGCCGAGGGCCACCCGACCGGCACCCTCCACGAGGGCGCCATGGCCGCGGTCGTCCGCGTGCTGCCCCGCACCACCGCCGCGGAGTACGACGCCGCCCTGCTCGAGGGCCAGTCCCACCTGCACTCGCTCGGCGTGGTCGGCTGGCAGGACGCGATCGTGGGCTCCTACGCCGGGATGGACGACCCGGGGCCGGCGTACGTCCGGGCCGCGGAGCGCGGCACCCTGACCGCCCACGTCGTCGGCGCCCTGTGGTGGGACCGCGAGCAGGGCGTGGAGCAGGTGGGCTCGCTGGTCGAGCGGCGGGCGGCGTACACCTCGGGACGGTTCCGCGCCACGAGCGTCAAGATCATGCAGGACGGCGTCGCGGAGAACTTCACCGCGGCGCTCGGCGAGCCCTACCTCGACCGCTGCGGCCACGCCACGAGCAACCGCGGCCACTCGTTCGTCGATGCCGCGGCGCTGGCCGAGGCCGTCGGGGCGCTGGACGCCCAGGGCTTCCAGGTCCACGTGCACGCGATCGGCGACCGGGGCGTGCGCGAGACCCTGGACGCCTTCGCCACCCTCCCGCGCACCGGCCCGGCGCGCGACCTGCGCCACCACGTCGCGCACCTGCAGCTGGTCGACCCCGCCGACGTGCGGCGCTTCGCCGAGCTCGGTGTCGCCGCCAACGCCCAGGCGCTGTGGGCCTGCCACGACGACCAGATGGACGAGCTCACCATCCCGTTCCTGGGCGAGGAGCGCACCCGCTGGCAGTACCCCTTCGGCGACCTCGAGCGGGCCGGCACCCGGCTGGTCATGGGCAGCGACTGGCCGGTCAGCTCGCCGGACCCGCTGGCCGCGATCCACGTCGCGGTCAACCGGTGGGAGCACGGCACCGACGCGTCGCGCCCCTTCCTGCCGGAGCAGGCGATCAGCCTGGAGTCGGCGTTCGCGGCGTACACCAGCGGGTCGGCGTGGGTGGACCACCGCGACGACGCCGGCCACCTCGCGCCCGGGGCGGTGGCCGACCTCGTGCTGCTCGACCGCGACCCGTTCGCGGGCGAGGTCGCCGACGTCGGCGCCACCCGCGTGGTCGCGACCTGGGTCGACGGGCGGCTGGTCGGGGGCGAGGACCCCGGCGACGCCTAG
- a CDS encoding peroxidase family protein: MAAGHAKHGSETFFIEGEGVLSTQVGGRRGEDADPVNASSAPRRSAPTPLAAGAAPPFRFSRMGPKGPTLPLGVARKLARAMTVGGGGTAGNVPAGYTYLGQFVDHDLTLDRTALMTSGEIDPATLLSGRSPSLDLDSVYGAGPGSEGSLVFYAADKVHLRVGDTQKESGIGVKKGHDLPRVGTGGAAAARRAQIPDARNDENLAVGQTHLAFLHFHNRVVDALPASTPPGQRFRLARRRTTLHYQWVVRHDYLPRICDPAVLDDVWDHGRKVFEAAATPMSVPTMPVEFSVAGFRMGHSMIRESYNWNAVFPDGAGSLDLLFFFSGTGGDLGGNQKLVSTWIADWRRMYDFPAGGRPALAAPGSGVNRAMRIDTRLTDPLAFLPPGSFGGDDSTPPMQHNLAFRNLVRGSLVRLATGQQMVARLQAAGVAVTPLTKAQILTGKNGAALDQLTAAERDAVAARTPLWFYVLREAELNNGRLTGVGARILAETFHRAMEGSRVSIVREPAWRPNIAGAREGRFEMTDLLFFAFGTKAELAPAG, translated from the coding sequence ATGGCCGCAGGACACGCCAAGCACGGCTCGGAGACGTTCTTCATCGAGGGCGAGGGCGTGCTGAGCACGCAGGTCGGCGGCCGGCGCGGCGAGGACGCCGACCCGGTCAACGCCTCCTCGGCTCCCCGGCGCAGCGCCCCGACCCCGCTGGCGGCCGGAGCCGCACCGCCGTTCCGGTTCTCCCGGATGGGCCCGAAGGGTCCCACCCTGCCCCTGGGCGTGGCCCGCAAGCTCGCCCGCGCCATGACGGTGGGCGGCGGCGGGACGGCCGGCAACGTCCCCGCCGGCTACACCTACCTCGGCCAGTTCGTCGACCACGACCTGACCCTCGACCGCACCGCGCTGATGACCAGCGGCGAGATCGACCCGGCCACGCTGCTCAGCGGTCGCAGCCCCTCGCTCGACCTCGACAGCGTCTACGGCGCGGGGCCGGGCAGCGAGGGCTCCCTGGTCTTCTACGCCGCCGACAAGGTGCACCTGCGGGTCGGCGACACCCAGAAGGAGAGTGGCATCGGGGTCAAGAAGGGCCACGACCTGCCCCGCGTCGGCACCGGTGGCGCAGCGGCCGCCCGGCGCGCCCAGATCCCCGACGCCCGCAACGACGAGAACCTCGCCGTGGGCCAGACCCACCTGGCGTTCCTGCACTTCCACAACCGGGTCGTCGACGCGCTGCCCGCGAGCACGCCGCCGGGCCAGCGGTTCCGGCTCGCGCGTCGGCGCACGACGCTGCACTACCAGTGGGTGGTGCGCCACGACTACCTGCCGCGGATCTGTGACCCGGCCGTGCTCGACGACGTCTGGGACCACGGCCGCAAGGTCTTCGAGGCGGCCGCGACGCCGATGTCGGTGCCGACCATGCCGGTCGAGTTCTCGGTCGCCGGCTTCCGGATGGGCCACAGCATGATCCGCGAGTCCTACAACTGGAACGCCGTCTTCCCCGACGGCGCCGGCTCGCTCGACCTGCTGTTCTTCTTCTCCGGCACCGGCGGCGACCTCGGCGGCAACCAGAAGCTGGTCAGCACCTGGATCGCCGACTGGCGCCGGATGTACGACTTCCCGGCCGGAGGCCGACCCGCGCTGGCCGCGCCCGGCAGCGGCGTCAACCGGGCGATGCGCATCGACACCCGGCTGACCGACCCGCTGGCGTTCCTGCCCCCCGGCAGCTTCGGCGGCGACGACTCGACCCCGCCGATGCAGCACAACCTGGCCTTCCGCAACCTGGTGCGCGGCAGCCTGGTCCGGCTCGCCACCGGCCAGCAGATGGTGGCGCGCCTGCAGGCCGCCGGGGTGGCGGTCACGCCGCTGACGAAGGCGCAGATCCTCACCGGGAAGAACGGCGCCGCCCTCGACCAGCTCACGGCCGCCGAGCGCGACGCGGTGGCGGCCCGGACGCCGCTGTGGTTCTACGTGCTGCGCGAGGCCGAGCTCAACAACGGGCGGCTCACCGGCGTGGGCGCGCGGATCCTGGCCGAGACCTTCCACCGCGCCATGGAGGGCAGCCGCGTCAGCATCGTGCGCGAGCCCGCCTGGCGGCCCAACATCGCGGGCGCGCGGGAGGGCAGGTTCGAGATGACCGACCTGCTGTTCTTCGCGTTCGGCACCAAGGCGGAGCTGGCTCCGGCAGGCTGA
- the mmuM gene encoding homocysteine S-methyltransferase: protein MSPRPDTDLVRHLDDGGVVVLDGGLSNALEDDGADLSSELWTARLLLDEPERVAAVHEAYFRAGADVATTATYQASVPSLLAAGLDRAEAEALLAAGVGVAREVRDRVAAETGRTLWVAASVGPYGAVLADGSEYTGRYGLTAAQLRDFHAPRLELLAAAGPDVLAVETVPDLDEAAVLVELLDDLGLPAWLSYSVAGDRTRAGQPLTEAYAVTAGRTHLVAAGVNCSAPVDVAGAVRTAVSVTGLPAVAYPNRGETWDDEGRRWNGDGAFDPGLVPTWVAAGARLVGGCCRVGARDVAAIRRALA, encoded by the coding sequence GTGAGCCCCCGTCCCGACACCGACCTGGTCCGCCACCTGGACGACGGCGGCGTCGTCGTCCTCGACGGCGGGCTGTCCAACGCGCTCGAGGACGACGGCGCCGACCTGTCCTCGGAGCTGTGGACGGCGCGGCTGCTGCTCGACGAGCCGGAGCGGGTGGCGGCGGTCCACGAGGCCTACTTCCGGGCGGGGGCCGACGTCGCGACGACGGCGACCTACCAGGCCAGCGTCCCGAGCCTGCTCGCCGCCGGCCTGGACCGCGCGGAGGCCGAGGCGCTGCTGGCAGCGGGCGTCGGTGTCGCCCGCGAGGTGCGCGACCGGGTCGCGGCCGAGACCGGACGCACCCTGTGGGTGGCCGCCTCCGTGGGGCCGTACGGCGCGGTGCTCGCCGACGGCTCGGAGTACACCGGCCGCTACGGCCTCACCGCTGCCCAGCTGCGCGACTTCCACGCGCCCCGGCTCGAGCTGCTCGCGGCGGCCGGGCCCGACGTGCTCGCCGTCGAGACGGTGCCCGACCTCGACGAGGCCGCCGTCCTGGTCGAGCTGCTCGACGACCTCGGGCTGCCCGCCTGGCTGTCCTACAGCGTCGCCGGCGACCGCACCCGCGCCGGCCAGCCCCTCACCGAGGCGTACGCCGTCACGGCCGGCCGCACCCACCTGGTCGCCGCGGGCGTCAACTGCTCGGCCCCCGTCGACGTGGCCGGCGCGGTGCGCACCGCGGTGTCCGTGACCGGGCTGCCGGCGGTCGCCTACCCCAACCGCGGCGAGACCTGGGACGACGAGGGCCGGCGCTGGAACGGCGACGGCGCCTTCGACCCGGGCCTGGTGCCCACCTGGGTCGCGGCGGGCGCGCGGCTGGTGGGCGGCTGCTGCCGCGTCGGGGCGCGCGACGTCGCCGCGATCAGGCGCGCGCTGGCCTAG
- a CDS encoding GNAT family N-acetyltransferase, whose product MPARPVVRLRAFAPRDDAPLRLLFADPGTRLWNPGTSDDDVTGWRVRSNRRTPDGETWVVADPDDDRLLGTVSLFDVDHGQGTGELGYRVLPAERGRGVAVAGLLAASARAYDVHGLRRLQLFHAVGNGASCGVALAAGFVVEGTLRASYVYGDGVAHDEHLHARLVGDVVDL is encoded by the coding sequence GTGCCAGCACGACCGGTCGTGCGGCTGCGGGCGTTCGCGCCCCGCGACGACGCGCCGCTGCGGCTGCTCTTCGCCGACCCCGGGACCCGGCTGTGGAACCCCGGCACCTCCGACGACGACGTCACCGGCTGGCGGGTGCGCAGCAACCGGCGCACCCCCGACGGCGAGACCTGGGTGGTCGCGGACCCCGACGACGACCGGCTGCTCGGCACGGTCTCGCTCTTCGACGTCGACCACGGCCAGGGCACCGGCGAGCTCGGCTACCGCGTGCTGCCCGCCGAGCGGGGGCGTGGCGTGGCGGTGGCGGGGCTGCTGGCGGCGAGCGCCCGGGCGTACGACGTCCACGGCCTGCGCCGGCTGCAGCTGTTCCACGCCGTCGGGAACGGCGCGTCGTGCGGGGTGGCGCTCGCGGCCGGGTTCGTCGTGGAGGGGACGCTGCGGGCGTCGTACGTCTACGGCGACGGGGTGGCCCACGACGAGCACCTGCACGCCCGGCTGGTCGGGGACGTCGTGGACCTCTAG
- a CDS encoding DoxX family protein, whose amino-acid sequence MASRSLLGQRLSTPARDLALLLARVGLGVVLVAHGWQKATTGFAATADGFGSMGIPLPEAAAGFAIGVELVGGVLLVLGLLTPVVGVLVLANMAGAWWFAHRDAGLFVTEGGGELVLVIGVLGLALAAVGAGRISLDHALLRRRA is encoded by the coding sequence GTGGCCTCCCGCTCGCTGCTCGGACAGCGTCTGTCCACCCCTGCTCGTGACCTCGCCCTGCTGCTCGCCCGCGTCGGGCTCGGGGTCGTCCTGGTCGCCCACGGCTGGCAGAAGGCCACCACGGGCTTCGCCGCGACGGCCGACGGGTTCGGCTCGATGGGGATCCCGCTGCCGGAGGCGGCGGCGGGCTTCGCGATCGGGGTGGAGCTGGTCGGCGGGGTGCTGCTGGTGCTCGGGCTGCTGACGCCGGTGGTCGGGGTGCTGGTGCTGGCCAACATGGCCGGTGCCTGGTGGTTCGCGCACCGCGACGCGGGGCTGTTCGTCACCGAGGGCGGCGGCGAGCTGGTGCTCGTGATCGGCGTGCTCGGGCTGGCGCTGGCCGCGGTGGGGGCGGGGCGGATCTCGCTCGACCACGCGCTGCTGCGCCGGCGCGCCTGA
- the edd gene encoding phosphogluconate dehydratase, translated as MSTPPKLHPVLAEVTRRITERSRTERTAYLQRLDESATRGPMRTKLACANLAHGFAASGEVDKAALRGKVKPNVAIVSAYNDMLSAHQPFESFPAQIKKAVLRSGGIAQFAGGVPAMCDGITQGRDGMQLSLFSRDVIAMSTAIALSHDMFDATVMLGVCDKIVPGMLIGALSFGHLPAIFVPAGPMTSGLPNDEKARIRQAYAAGEVGREELLEAESASYHSAGTCTFYGTANSNQMLMEVMGLHLPGASFVNPGTPLRAALTDAAAERATALTAWGESFTPVGRIVDEKTIVNGCVALLATGGSTNHTLHLVAIARAAGITLTWDDLSDLSAVVPLMARVYPNGKADINHFHAAGGLAFTVHSLLKHGLLHDDVLTVAGHGLWRYTSEAKLDGTRVTWEEGPKASLDLDVLRGADDPFSRDGGLRMLDGNLGRSVIKTSAVKPEHRQVKAPARVFDDQLDFLQAFEDGTLTGDFVAVIRFQGPAANGMPELHKLTPALGVLQDRGQRVAIVTDGRMSGASGKVPAAIHLTPEASVGGPLARVRDGDLVTLDAGAGVLELHVPAYDLEQREVSRADDSRVWGTGRELFASFRSNVGPADEGASVFPAFESPLPVSHGASSHDEAAAHHFEAESDDD; from the coding sequence ATGAGCACCCCTCCCAAGCTCCACCCCGTCCTGGCCGAGGTCACCCGACGGATCACCGAGCGCAGCCGCACCGAGCGGACGGCGTACCTCCAGCGCCTCGACGAGTCCGCCACCCGCGGCCCGATGCGCACCAAGCTGGCCTGCGCCAACCTCGCCCACGGCTTCGCCGCCTCCGGCGAGGTCGACAAGGCCGCGCTGCGCGGCAAGGTCAAGCCCAACGTCGCGATCGTCTCGGCGTACAACGACATGCTCTCGGCCCACCAGCCCTTCGAGAGCTTCCCGGCGCAGATCAAGAAGGCCGTGCTCCGCTCTGGCGGCATCGCGCAGTTCGCGGGCGGCGTGCCGGCGATGTGCGACGGCATCACCCAGGGCCGCGACGGCATGCAGCTCTCCCTCTTCAGCCGCGACGTGATCGCGATGTCGACCGCGATCGCGCTCTCGCACGACATGTTCGACGCCACCGTGATGCTGGGCGTCTGCGACAAGATCGTCCCCGGCATGCTCATCGGCGCGCTGTCCTTCGGGCACCTGCCGGCGATCTTCGTGCCGGCCGGGCCGATGACCTCCGGGCTGCCCAACGACGAGAAGGCCCGCATCCGCCAGGCGTACGCCGCCGGCGAGGTCGGCCGCGAGGAGCTGCTCGAGGCCGAGTCGGCGTCGTACCACTCGGCCGGCACCTGCACCTTCTACGGCACCGCCAACAGCAACCAGATGCTGATGGAGGTGATGGGCCTGCACCTCCCGGGCGCGAGCTTCGTCAACCCGGGCACCCCGCTGCGGGCCGCGCTGACCGACGCCGCCGCCGAGCGGGCCACCGCGCTCACCGCGTGGGGCGAGAGCTTCACGCCCGTGGGCCGCATCGTCGACGAGAAGACGATCGTCAACGGCTGCGTGGCGCTGCTGGCCACCGGCGGCTCGACCAACCACACGCTCCACCTCGTGGCCATCGCCCGGGCGGCCGGCATCACGCTGACCTGGGACGACCTGTCGGACCTGTCGGCGGTGGTGCCGCTGATGGCCCGCGTCTACCCCAACGGCAAGGCCGACATCAACCACTTCCACGCCGCCGGCGGGCTGGCGTTCACCGTGCACTCGCTGCTCAAGCACGGGCTGCTGCACGACGACGTCCTCACCGTCGCCGGCCACGGCCTGTGGCGCTACACCAGCGAGGCCAAGCTCGACGGCACCCGCGTCACCTGGGAGGAGGGGCCCAAGGCGTCCCTCGACCTCGACGTGCTGCGCGGCGCCGACGACCCGTTCAGCCGCGACGGCGGCCTGCGGATGCTCGACGGCAACCTCGGCCGCTCGGTCATCAAGACCTCCGCGGTCAAGCCGGAGCACCGCCAGGTCAAGGCCCCCGCCCGGGTCTTCGACGACCAGCTCGACTTCCTGCAGGCCTTCGAGGACGGCACCCTCACCGGTGACTTCGTCGCGGTGATCCGCTTCCAGGGCCCGGCCGCCAACGGCATGCCGGAGCTGCACAAGCTCACCCCGGCCCTCGGGGTGCTGCAGGACCGCGGCCAGCGCGTCGCGATCGTCACAGACGGCCGCATGTCCGGCGCGTCCGGCAAGGTGCCCGCGGCCATCCACCTCACCCCCGAGGCCTCCGTCGGCGGCCCGCTGGCCCGGGTCCGCGACGGCGACCTCGTCACCCTCGACGCCGGCGCTGGCGTCCTCGAGCTGCACGTGCCGGCGTACGACCTCGAGCAGCGGGAGGTGTCGCGCGCCGACGACAGCCGCGTCTGGGGCACCGGTCGCGAGCTGTTCGCGTCGTTCCGCAGCAACGTCGGCCCCGCCGACGAGGGCGCGAGCGTCTTCCCGGCGTTCGAGTCCCCCCTGCCCGTCTCCCACGGCGCCTCCTCGCACGACGAGGCCGCCGCCCACCACTTCGAAGCGGAGTCCGACGATGACTGA
- the zwf gene encoding glucose-6-phosphate dehydrogenase: MTDARPGTATATTSPRSTSRPSASGSSTASPVPPADIVVFGGTGDLAVRKLLPALYLRDRDGQLPEQTRIVATSRAGLDEAGYRDKIRGDLPGFVRDEDHDDAVVDRFVERLTHVSLDIADEDGWAGLVAELPDADKVRVFYLAIAPSLFGPVSDRLAAEGLVTAQSRLVLEKPLGHDLASALEINDAVGAVFEEHQIFRIDHYLGKESVQNLLVTRFANTFLEPLWNATWVDHVQITAAESLGVGTRGGYYDGSGALRDMIQNHLLQLLCLVAMEPPTYVGRETVRDEKLKVLQALKPLVGVDVDSHVVAGQYTAGLVEGEAVKAYRDDAEAPASTTETFVALKAEVSNWRWAGVPFYLRTGKRMESRFSEIVIQFKDVPHPMFPDADGVSEPNRLVIQLQPNEGMKLHLTAKEPGPGGIRLRPVSLDLSYAQTFDQPSPEAYERLLMDVVRGNPTLFMRRDEVEAAWRWIEPIHERWARPEHAPRRYPAGTTGPFAATTLIERDGRSWHE; this comes from the coding sequence GTGACCGACGCCCGCCCGGGCACCGCCACCGCGACCACCTCCCCCCGCAGCACCTCGCGCCCCTCCGCCTCCGGCAGCAGCACGGCCTCGCCCGTGCCCCCCGCCGACATCGTCGTCTTCGGCGGCACCGGCGACCTGGCCGTGCGCAAGCTGCTGCCCGCCCTCTACCTCCGCGACCGCGACGGCCAGCTCCCCGAGCAGACCCGCATCGTCGCCACCTCCCGCGCCGGCCTCGACGAGGCGGGCTACCGCGACAAGATCCGCGGCGACCTGCCCGGCTTCGTCCGCGACGAGGACCACGACGACGCCGTCGTGGACCGCTTCGTCGAGCGGCTGACCCACGTCAGCCTCGACATCGCCGACGAGGACGGCTGGGCCGGCCTGGTCGCCGAGCTGCCGGACGCCGACAAGGTCCGCGTCTTCTACCTCGCCATCGCGCCCTCCCTCTTCGGCCCGGTCAGCGACCGGCTCGCCGCCGAGGGCCTGGTCACCGCGCAGTCGCGGCTGGTGCTGGAGAAGCCGCTCGGTCACGACCTGGCCTCGGCCCTGGAGATCAACGACGCCGTCGGTGCGGTCTTCGAGGAGCACCAGATCTTCCGGATCGACCACTACCTCGGCAAGGAGAGCGTCCAGAACCTGCTGGTCACGCGCTTCGCCAACACCTTCCTCGAGCCGCTGTGGAACGCCACGTGGGTCGACCACGTGCAGATCACGGCGGCCGAATCGCTGGGCGTCGGCACCCGGGGCGGCTACTACGACGGCTCCGGCGCGCTGCGCGACATGATCCAGAACCACCTGCTGCAGCTGCTGTGCCTCGTGGCGATGGAGCCCCCGACGTACGTCGGCCGCGAGACCGTGCGCGACGAGAAGCTCAAGGTCCTCCAGGCGCTCAAGCCCCTGGTGGGCGTGGACGTCGACTCCCACGTGGTCGCCGGGCAGTACACCGCCGGTCTCGTCGAGGGCGAGGCCGTCAAGGCCTACCGCGACGACGCCGAGGCGCCCGCCTCGACCACCGAGACCTTCGTGGCCCTCAAGGCCGAGGTCTCCAACTGGCGCTGGGCCGGCGTGCCGTTCTACCTGCGCACCGGCAAGCGGATGGAGAGCCGCTTCTCCGAGATCGTCATCCAGTTCAAGGACGTCCCGCACCCGATGTTCCCCGACGCCGACGGCGTCAGCGAGCCCAACCGCCTGGTGATCCAGCTCCAGCCCAACGAGGGCATGAAGCTGCACCTCACGGCCAAGGAGCCCGGTCCCGGCGGCATCCGGCTGCGCCCGGTGTCACTCGACCTGAGCTACGCCCAGACCTTCGACCAGCCCTCGCCCGAGGCCTACGAGCGGCTGCTCATGGACGTCGTGCGGGGCAACCCGACGCTGTTCATGCGCCGCGACGAGGTCGAGGCCGCCTGGCGCTGGATCGAGCCGATCCACGAGCGCTGGGCCCGCCCCGAGCACGCCCCGCGCCGCTACCCCGCCGGCACGACCGGCCCCTTCGCCGCCACCACGCTGATCGAGCGCGACGGCCGCTCGTGGCACGAGTGA
- the eda gene encoding bifunctional 4-hydroxy-2-oxoglutarate aldolase/2-dehydro-3-deoxy-phosphogluconate aldolase produces the protein MTEPTPVSTPATTGFGGLLDRVPVVPVVVLHDVEQAVPVARALLAGGVPVIELTLRTPAALACVERIAAEVPEILLGVGTVVTPANAKDALSAGAQFLVSPGTTETLAAAMQETGLPHLPGAATVSEVLRLLELGYEELKFFPAEQAGGAPFLKSLGAPVPQARFCPTGGITAATAASYLSLPNVGCVGGSWITPADAVATGDWARITELAAETTYLRP, from the coding sequence ATGACTGAGCCCACCCCCGTGTCCACCCCTGCCACCACCGGCTTCGGCGGCCTGCTCGACCGCGTCCCGGTCGTGCCCGTCGTCGTCCTCCACGACGTGGAGCAGGCCGTGCCCGTGGCCCGGGCCCTGCTCGCCGGCGGCGTCCCCGTCATCGAGCTGACCCTGCGCACCCCCGCCGCCCTGGCCTGCGTCGAGCGGATCGCCGCCGAGGTGCCCGAGATCCTGCTCGGCGTCGGCACCGTGGTCACCCCGGCCAACGCCAAGGACGCCCTGTCGGCCGGCGCGCAGTTCCTCGTCTCCCCCGGCACCACCGAGACCCTGGCGGCGGCCATGCAGGAGACCGGCCTGCCGCACCTGCCCGGCGCGGCCACCGTCAGCGAGGTGCTGCGGCTGCTCGAGCTCGGCTACGAGGAGCTGAAGTTCTTCCCCGCCGAGCAGGCCGGCGGCGCGCCCTTCCTCAAGTCGCTCGGCGCCCCCGTGCCGCAGGCCCGCTTCTGCCCCACCGGCGGCATCACGGCGGCCACCGCCGCGTCGTACCTCTCGCTGCCCAACGTCGGCTGCGTCGGCGGCAGCTGGATCACCCCGGCCGACGCCGTCGCCACCGGCGACTGGGCCCGCATCACCGAGCTGGCCGCCGAGACGACGTACCTGCGCCCCTGA
- a CDS encoding ROK family transcriptional regulator: MLGGPATAGEVFSLVRDSRAVTRSEIGRLTGLSRTAVAARVQALLDYGLVVEGVEDDQDERPPSAGRPPVRLRFNRAAGVVLAAAIGRSRTQLGVCDLDGSVLVSRDVEQEVGLTPEVLMPRVVAALEELLAEAGADAAQVRATGLSIPGTVDTSTGASLDSPIMSNWDGVPLAPFLAGLTSAPVFVDNDANVMALSERRGHLETFDELLFVKASTGIGVGVVTEGRLVRGGLGAGGEIGHTKTPAAEGLLCRCGERGCLETVAAGWSLVQGAREAGHEVSHVRDLVALATHGDAEARQQVRTAGRRIGEVVAAAVNLLNPEAVVVGGDLAAAYDPFVAGLRESLYSLATALATRDLVIVPLSHGERSGVVGCAAMALREVLDSTAVDRALALAAARAAS, from the coding sequence GTGCTGGGAGGGCCGGCGACGGCTGGTGAGGTCTTCTCCCTCGTCCGCGACAGCCGCGCCGTCACCCGCAGCGAGATCGGCCGCCTGACCGGCCTCTCGCGCACCGCCGTCGCCGCCCGGGTGCAGGCGCTGCTCGACTACGGGCTCGTGGTCGAGGGCGTCGAGGACGACCAGGACGAGCGCCCGCCGTCGGCCGGGCGGCCCCCCGTGCGGCTGCGCTTCAACCGCGCGGCCGGCGTGGTGCTCGCCGCGGCGATCGGGCGCAGCCGCACCCAGCTCGGCGTCTGCGACCTCGACGGGTCGGTGCTGGTCTCGCGCGACGTCGAGCAGGAGGTCGGGCTCACCCCCGAGGTGCTGATGCCGCGCGTCGTGGCCGCGCTCGAGGAGCTGCTCGCCGAGGCGGGGGCCGACGCCGCGCAGGTGCGCGCCACCGGCCTGAGCATCCCCGGCACGGTCGACACCTCGACCGGGGCCAGCCTCGACTCGCCCATCATGAGCAACTGGGACGGCGTCCCGCTCGCGCCGTTCCTGGCCGGGCTGACCTCGGCCCCGGTCTTCGTCGACAACGACGCCAACGTGATGGCCCTCTCCGAGCGGCGGGGCCACCTGGAGACCTTCGACGAGCTGCTCTTCGTCAAGGCCTCGACCGGCATCGGCGTCGGCGTCGTGACCGAGGGCCGGCTGGTCCGCGGCGGGCTCGGCGCCGGCGGGGAGATCGGCCACACCAAGACGCCCGCCGCCGAGGGCCTGCTGTGCCGCTGCGGCGAGCGCGGCTGCCTGGAGACGGTCGCCGCGGGCTGGTCCCTGGTGCAGGGTGCCCGCGAGGCCGGCCACGAGGTCTCCCACGTGCGCGACCTGGTGGCGCTGGCCACCCACGGCGACGCGGAGGCCCGCCAGCAGGTGCGCACGGCCGGGCGTCGCATCGGCGAGGTCGTGGCCGCGGCGGTCAACCTGCTCAACCCCGAGGCGGTCGTGGTCGGCGGCGACCTCGCGGCGGCGTACGACCCCTTCGTGGCGGGCCTGCGCGAGTCGCTCTACTCGCTGGCGACCGCGCTGGCGACGCGCGACCTGGTGATCGTGCCGCTGAGCCACGGCGAGCGCTCGGGCGTGGTCGGCTGCGCCGCGATGGCGCTGCGCGAGGTGCTCGACTCCACGGCCGTCGACCGGGCGCTGGCGCTCGCGGCGGCCCGCGCGGCCTCCTGA